From one Suicoccus acidiformans genomic stretch:
- the hisS gene encoding histidine--tRNA ligase: MIQKIKGAEDILPKDSYKWQYIEDVARDLFERYLYQEIRTPMMESYDLFSRSVGDTTDIVSKEMYDFYDKGERHIALRPEGTAGVVRAYVEHKLHGPEFAKPLKLYYIGPMFRYERPQAGRQRQFHQIGVEAFGSVNPATDAEIIALAWHFFEELEVKNLKLYLNSLGKPEERQVYREALIEYFTPVKDQLSKDSQKRLETNPMRIIDSKAPEDKALSQDAPAIIDFLGDESRKHFEQVQAHLDALNIPYTIDPTIVRGLDYYQHTIFEIIVEDDSIGAQSTVCGGGRYDGLVEQIGGPAESGIGFAIGMERLLILLEEQGIEIPAVEPVDIYVMGLGEEVETVTLQIVQAARQAGLIAERDYLGRSMKSQFKTISKLNTKLVMTVGEQELADGLVQLKNQDTGKQATEKLADVLADIASVYRKHTMDTSVIDEFFKGGF, encoded by the coding sequence ATGATTCAGAAAATCAAAGGGGCAGAAGATATTCTGCCAAAGGATAGTTATAAATGGCAATATATTGAAGATGTTGCCCGAGATTTATTCGAGCGTTATTTGTATCAAGAAATTCGCACGCCGATGATGGAGTCTTATGATTTGTTTAGTCGTTCGGTGGGGGATACGACGGATATTGTGTCTAAGGAAATGTATGATTTCTACGATAAAGGAGAGCGTCACATTGCTCTGCGACCAGAGGGAACTGCAGGTGTGGTCCGGGCTTATGTGGAGCATAAGTTGCATGGGCCAGAATTTGCTAAGCCTTTAAAACTATATTATATCGGACCAATGTTTCGTTATGAGCGCCCCCAAGCGGGTCGCCAACGTCAGTTCCATCAAATAGGCGTCGAAGCATTTGGCAGTGTCAACCCGGCGACAGATGCCGAGATAATTGCTTTGGCTTGGCATTTCTTCGAAGAGTTAGAAGTGAAGAATTTGAAGCTTTACCTTAATTCACTGGGCAAACCGGAGGAAAGACAAGTGTACCGGGAAGCTTTGATTGAATATTTCACACCTGTGAAAGATCAGCTAAGTAAAGATTCACAGAAACGCCTGGAAACTAATCCGATGCGGATTATTGATAGCAAGGCGCCTGAAGATAAGGCTTTGAGCCAAGATGCGCCGGCGATTATTGACTTCTTAGGAGATGAGAGTCGGAAGCATTTCGAGCAAGTTCAAGCACATTTGGATGCGTTGAATATCCCTTATACGATTGATCCGACGATTGTACGCGGTCTGGATTATTATCAACATACCATCTTTGAGATTATTGTGGAAGACGATTCCATTGGTGCACAGTCAACTGTCTGTGGTGGAGGCCGCTACGATGGATTGGTTGAGCAGATTGGTGGACCGGCTGAATCGGGAATAGGTTTTGCCATTGGTATGGAACGTCTGTTAATCTTACTTGAAGAGCAAGGGATTGAGATTCCAGCAGTAGAGCCAGTTGATATTTATGTGATGGGTCTTGGCGAAGAAGTTGAGACCGTTACCTTGCAAATTGTCCAAGCGGCTCGCCAGGCCGGGCTAATTGCTGAACGTGACTACTTAGGTCGTAGTATGAAGTCGCAGTTTAAGACAATTAGTAAGCTGAATACGAAGTTGGTGATGACTGTTGGTGAGCAAGAATTAGCTGACGGACTGGTACAACTGAAAAACCAAGATACTGGTAAGCAAGCAACCGAGAAATTGGCGGATGTCTTAGCTGACATTGCAAGTGTTTATCGCAAACATACGATGGATACATCGGTGATTGATGAATTTTTCAAAGGGGGATTTTAA